GCCTGAATCacaaatttgttattttaaattatgagagTATGTCACAACTATATTGGTGCTTTGGGCCTTGGTTAGGTATGTTTTATCTGATGCATAGTCCTTGATCAGGAATGGTGGTAGTGTTCATTCTCCATGAAAATTTGATTCATTTTACCATTTTATGCTGTATTTTCCTGGAGGGTACTGTTATTAAATGTGTTCTTTGGTAATAGATGAGGTATGTACAACATCTGAGTCAACCTAAGGCAGCATAACTTCCCTTTCAGGAAGACTTGCAAAACTGGATTTTATGACCATGTTCCTGGGACTTGGAACTTACCATTTTTGGTTTGCCTTGATGTGATTTTCACAGTCAAGAGCTGAGGTTGTCTATGCCTCTGGATGCAAACCTCAAATACACATGTTTGTATTTCAGTTTCCCTCCTTGTAACcttactttctttaaaatttaattttgggcttctttggtggtgtCACTACTGCTAAGCTGGATCAGGAACCGCCCTGATGGTGCCCACATGGCGCCACGTCCAATGACCTAAGCATTCTGTGCAATGACTCCTCCCTGGAGCTGAGCGAGTACTGGGACCAGAAGTTTAGTGGTGACAACGATGAGCAAGAAAGATTACTGATAGAAAGCTCCACACTTTATGTGGGGAATCTTTCTTTTATACAACCAAAGAGCAAATATATGAGCTCTTTAGTAGGTGCGGTGACATCGAGAATGTTTATATGGGCCtggataaaataaagaaaatggcctgtggtttctgtttcatagaataCTTTAACAGAGCTGAGGCCGAAAATGCCATGCAATTTCTAAATGGCACCAGCCTAGATGACCATATTATCTGCACAGATTGGGATCTAGGCTTTAGAGAGGGCAGACAATATGGCCGTGGTCAATCTGGGGGCCAGTTAGGAGATGAGTTTCATGAAGACTTCAATGTTGATAGAGGAGGTTTTGGAAAACAGGCTCAGGTCCCTGGTAGGAGAGGAATCCATTCAAAAAGTCTTTGTTAAAGAACAATGCCAGGCCAGCAAATAGCCCATTTCATAACAAATTTAAATTAGTTTATTTGCTGGGCAGAAGCCCTATTGAtgtatttttctctctgaaatgatATTAAATGGTGCAAACAAAAATAGTCTCTTGTTCTTATCTTAATTTTGAGACTGGTTGTCAGGTTACCAGTTTgatcatcaggtggtcaaaagtGAAATGTCCTTCAGGAATAAATTAGCTATGTGAGATACGAGTCATGAAAAGTACAACTTCCCATTCAGGAAGATTTCAGATAACCATGTTCCCAGAACCTGAAATGATCATTTTGTAGACTTTGcataaaataaagtcaaataattggaaacaatttaaaaagcCATTAAAGGAATGTAAGCACAttattataaagtattaaaaaaaatccgGAGGAGACTATAAGGAAAGCAAAAAtcctcctgcccctcctcttCCTACTCTAGGCCTATTCCCTTGGTAATAACTTTCAGTTATTTTAGCAGCTTGTTTTCgtatcttatggcagaaagtgaaaaagaactaaagagcctcttgatgaagttggcttaaaactcaacattcagaaaactaagatcatggcttcccgtcccatcacttcatggcaaatagatggggaaataatgaaaacagtgacagactttatttttttggactccaaaatcactgcagccatgaaattaaaagacacttgctcctcggaagaaaagctatgaccaacctagacagcatattaaaaagcagagacattactttaccaacagaggtctgtctagtcaaagctatggtttttccagtagtcatgtatggatgtgagagttggactataaagaaagctgagc
This DNA window, taken from Bubalus kerabau isolate K-KA32 ecotype Philippines breed swamp buffalo chromosome X, PCC_UOA_SB_1v2, whole genome shotgun sequence, encodes the following:
- the NCBP2L gene encoding LOW QUALITY PROTEIN: nuclear cap-binding protein subunit 2-like (The sequence of the model RefSeq protein was modified relative to this genomic sequence to represent the inferred CDS: inserted 1 base in 1 codon) gives rise to the protein HGATSNDLSILCNDSSLELSEYWDQKFSGDNDEQERLLIESSTLYVGNLXFYTTKEQIYELFSRCGDIENVYMGLDKIKKMACGFCFIEYFNRAEAENAMQFLNGTSLDDHIICTDWDLGFREGRQYGRGQSGGQLGDEFHEDFNVDRGGFGKQAQVPGRRGIHSKSLC